One Solea senegalensis isolate Sse05_10M linkage group LG3, IFAPA_SoseM_1, whole genome shotgun sequence genomic window carries:
- the ube2h gene encoding ubiquitin-conjugating enzyme E2 H has translation MSSPSPGKRRMDTDVVKLIESKHEVTILSGLNEFVVKFFGPQGTPYEGGVWKVRVDLPDKYPFKSPSIGFMNKIFHPNIDEASGTVCLDVINQTWTALYDLTNIFESFLPQLLAYPNPIDPLNGDAAAMYLHRPEEYKQKIKEYIQKYATEEALKEQEEGAGDSSSESSMSDFSEDEAQDMEL, from the exons CATCGAGAGCAAGCATGAAGTCACCATCCTCAGCGGACTCAATGAATTTGTAGTCAAGTTTTTCGGACCACAAGGAA CACCATATGAGGGAGGCGTGTGGAAGGTGCGAGTAGATCTTCCAGACAAATACCCTTTTAAATCACCATCAATAG gATTCATGAACAAGATTTTTCATCCCAACATTGATGAAGC GTCAGGGACGGTGTGCTTAGACGTCATTAACCAGACATGGACAGCCCTTTATG ACCTGACCAACATCTTTGAGTCGTTCCTGCCGCAGCTGCTGGCTTACCCCAACCCCATCGACCCCTTAAATGGAGATGCAGCTGCCATGTACCTTCACCGGCCAGAGGAGTACAAGCAGAAAATCAAAG agtaCATCCAGAAATATGCAACAGAGGAGGCTCTGAAGGAGCAAGAAGAGGGGGCAGGCGACTCTTCATCCGAAAGCTCCATGTCTGATTTCTCAGAAGACGAGGCCCAGGACATGGAGTTGTAG